The Streptomyces sp. NBC_01268 genome window below encodes:
- a CDS encoding urease subunit gamma, with product MQLSPHEQERLLIHVAADVAEKRRARGVLLNHPEAVALITSHVLEGARDGRTVAELMASGRKVLGREQVMDGIAEMIHDVQVEATFPDGTKLVTVHEPII from the coding sequence GTGCAACTCAGCCCCCATGAGCAGGAAAGACTGCTCATTCATGTCGCGGCGGACGTGGCCGAGAAGCGCCGGGCGCGCGGAGTGCTCCTCAACCACCCCGAGGCCGTCGCCCTCATCACCTCCCACGTCCTCGAGGGCGCCCGGGACGGGCGCACCGTCGCCGAGCTGATGGCCTCCGGGCGCAAGGTGCTCGGCCGCGAACAGGTCATGGACGGCATCGCCGAGATGATCCACGACGTCCAGGTCGAGGCGACCTTCCCCGACGGCACCAAGCT
- a CDS encoding type II toxin-antitoxin system Phd/YefM family antitoxin, producing MAYEIPVTQARAELADLINRVVYGNERVVVTRHGKPLVALVSAADLERLEAIDQPVEERAISSVSGVNSLASAPGEQRRFGIAAHHRDPGAPAG from the coding sequence ATGGCCTATGAGATTCCGGTGACGCAAGCGCGGGCAGAGCTCGCCGACCTGATCAACCGCGTCGTCTACGGCAACGAGCGCGTGGTCGTCACCCGCCACGGCAAGCCCCTCGTCGCCCTGGTGTCCGCCGCTGACCTGGAACGACTCGAAGCGATCGACCAGCCGGTCGAGGAGCGGGCGATCAGCTCGGTCTCCGGCGTCAACTCGCTCGCGTCCGCTCCGGGTGAACAGCGCCGCTTCGGCATTGCCGCCCATCACCGTGACCCCGGCGCTCCCGCCGGCTGA
- a CDS encoding ATP-dependent Clp protease proteolytic subunit, whose protein sequence is MPDARYVLPEFTERTAYGSRTLDPYSKLLEGRIVFLGTPIDETSANDAIAQFLHLDYAAPGRTVSLYINSPGGSVSAMTAIHDTMRTLSCEVETTCLGQAVGPAAVLLAAGAPGRRLALPGARIVLQQPAMDEPLRGQPSDLDIHARELLRQRDLVVALLAENTGQSRGRTAADLDRTTVLDAMAARAYGLVDHVVENRGRAAGAGER, encoded by the coding sequence ATGCCCGACGCCCGCTACGTCCTGCCCGAGTTCACCGAGCGCACCGCCTACGGCAGCCGCACGCTCGACCCCTACTCGAAGCTGCTGGAGGGCCGGATCGTCTTCCTCGGCACGCCGATCGACGAGACCTCGGCCAACGACGCCATCGCCCAGTTCCTGCACCTCGACTACGCGGCCCCCGGCCGCACGGTCTCCCTCTACATCAACTCCCCCGGCGGCTCGGTCAGCGCCATGACCGCGATCCACGACACGATGCGGACGCTCTCCTGCGAGGTGGAGACCACCTGCCTCGGCCAGGCCGTCGGCCCCGCCGCCGTCCTGCTCGCGGCCGGCGCCCCGGGGCGACGGCTGGCACTGCCGGGGGCCCGGATCGTCCTCCAGCAGCCCGCCATGGACGAACCGTTGCGGGGCCAGCCGAGCGATCTGGACATCCACGCGCGGGAACTGCTGCGCCAGCGCGACCTGGTCGTCGCCCTCCTCGCCGAGAACACCGGACAGAGCCGCGGGCGGACCGCCGCCGACCTCGACCGGACCACCGTGCTCGACGCGATGGCCGCCCGCGCGTACGGCCTGGTGGACCACGTGGTCGAGAACCGCGGCCGCGCCGCCGGCGCCGGGGAGCGGTGA
- a CDS encoding C40 family peptidase yields the protein MTAQIHVPSLLSRAGAVSALTLAAVGGTLLAPGAAPEAQAATSYANKALNVAASKKGSPYRYGASGPGRFDCSGLTLYSYKKAGKTLPRTAQQQYNKTRHISAAGRQKGDLVFFHSGGRVYHVGIYAGNNKIWHSPKTGSWVKLDKIWSSKVLYGRVR from the coding sequence ATGACTGCGCAGATTCATGTCCCGTCCCTGCTGTCCCGGGCCGGAGCCGTCTCGGCTCTCACCCTCGCCGCCGTCGGCGGCACGCTGCTCGCCCCAGGAGCGGCGCCGGAGGCCCAGGCCGCGACGTCCTACGCCAACAAGGCCTTGAACGTCGCCGCCTCGAAGAAGGGATCGCCCTACAGGTACGGAGCCTCGGGGCCCGGCCGTTTCGACTGCTCGGGCCTCACGCTCTACTCGTACAAGAAGGCGGGCAAGACGCTGCCCCGCACCGCGCAGCAGCAGTACAACAAGACCCGGCACATCTCGGCGGCCGGTCGTCAGAAGGGGGACCTGGTCTTCTTCCATTCCGGCGGAAGGGTGTACCACGTCGGAATCTACGCGGGTAACAACAAGATCTGGCACTCGCCGAAGACCGGCTCATGGGTGAAGCTGGACAAGATCTGGAGCTCCAAGGTCCTCTACGGCCGCGTCCGCTGA
- a CDS encoding ATP-binding protein, whose product MADHQEATVTLPSDPASVPAARRYVAEVLGAWGLDDADDIADTVRLIVSELATNAVQHTFGQSPTFTVDVRLERDEQLRIGVTDSHPRWPRRLPAAVQQDNGRGMVIIRYLAAEAGGRLTVTPTEEGGKTVWIRLPWPAAHAA is encoded by the coding sequence ATGGCAGATCACCAGGAAGCAACCGTCACGCTGCCGAGCGATCCCGCGTCGGTGCCGGCCGCCCGGCGGTACGTCGCCGAGGTCCTCGGGGCCTGGGGGCTCGACGACGCGGACGACATCGCGGACACGGTACGCCTGATCGTCTCGGAGCTGGCGACCAACGCCGTGCAGCACACCTTCGGCCAGTCGCCGACCTTCACGGTCGACGTCCGCCTGGAGCGCGACGAGCAGTTGCGCATCGGGGTGACCGACAGCCATCCGCGCTGGCCGCGGCGGCTGCCCGCCGCGGTGCAGCAGGACAACGGGCGGGGCATGGTGATCATCCGCTATCTGGCCGCGGAGGCGGGTGGGCGGCTCACGGTGACGCCCACGGAGGAGGGCGGCAAGACGGTCTGGATCAGGCTGCCCTGGCCCGCGGCGCACGCCGCGTAA
- a CDS encoding 8-amino-7-oxononanoate synthase codes for MPPYAEDPQDPSTGRDPRTAAFDWTDTAARQREQAGLARTLRPRAAESELLDLAGNDYLGLTRRPEITEAAAEAARRWGAGSTGSRLVTGSTRLHARLERELAEFSGFEAALVFSSGYTANLAALTALSARDGLIVSDAANHASIVDGCRLARAETAVVPHADPEAVAKTLGAHPGRRALAVSDSVFSVDGDRAPLAELAAVCRAHGAGLVVDDAHGFGVLGEGGRGALHGAGLAGDPDVVATLTLSKSLGSQGGAVLGPARVIEHLVNAARTFIFDTGLAPAAAGGALASLRLIAAEPGLAARARGVAERLHALLTGAGLTAARPDAAVVSVRAPGPQEALRWAADCRELGLGVGCFRPPSVPDGISRLRLTARADLTDGQIERAVETILRTAPAGAVEAGRDAV; via the coding sequence ATGCCGCCGTACGCCGAGGACCCGCAGGACCCGAGCACCGGGCGGGACCCGCGCACGGCCGCCTTCGACTGGACGGACACCGCGGCACGGCAGCGCGAGCAGGCGGGTCTGGCGCGTACGCTGCGCCCCCGGGCCGCCGAGTCCGAGCTGCTCGACCTGGCGGGCAACGACTACCTCGGGCTGACCCGACGGCCGGAGATCACCGAGGCGGCGGCCGAGGCGGCCCGCCGCTGGGGCGCGGGCTCCACTGGCTCGCGGCTCGTCACCGGCTCCACCCGGCTGCACGCGCGCCTGGAACGCGAACTCGCCGAGTTCAGCGGCTTCGAGGCCGCGCTGGTCTTCTCCTCCGGCTACACCGCCAACCTGGCCGCGCTGACCGCGCTCTCCGCCCGCGACGGGCTGATCGTCTCCGACGCCGCCAACCACGCCTCGATCGTGGACGGCTGCCGCCTGGCGCGCGCCGAGACGGCCGTGGTCCCGCACGCCGACCCCGAGGCCGTCGCCAAGACCCTGGGCGCCCACCCGGGCCGCCGGGCGCTGGCCGTCAGCGACTCCGTCTTCTCCGTGGACGGCGACCGGGCGCCGCTCGCCGAGCTGGCCGCGGTCTGCCGGGCGCACGGCGCGGGCCTGGTCGTCGACGACGCCCACGGCTTCGGCGTCCTGGGCGAGGGCGGGCGCGGCGCGCTCCACGGGGCGGGGCTCGCGGGCGACCCGGACGTCGTCGCCACCCTCACCCTCTCCAAGTCCCTCGGCAGCCAGGGCGGCGCGGTCCTCGGCCCGGCCCGGGTCATCGAGCACCTGGTCAACGCGGCCCGCACCTTCATCTTCGACACGGGGCTCGCCCCGGCCGCCGCGGGCGGCGCCCTCGCGAGCCTGCGGCTGATCGCCGCCGAGCCGGGGCTCGCCGCCCGGGCCCGCGGCGTCGCGGAGCGCCTGCACGCGCTGCTCACCGGGGCGGGGCTGACCGCCGCCCGCCCGGACGCGGCCGTGGTCTCGGTGCGCGCCCCCGGGCCGCAGGAGGCGCTGCGGTGGGCGGCGGACTGCCGTGAACTGGGTCTCGGCGTCGGCTGCTTCCGGCCGCCGTCGGTCCCGGACGGCATCTCGCGCCTGCGGCTGACCGCGCGCGCGGACCTCACGGACGGGCAGATCGAGCGGGCCGTCGAGACGATCCTGCGAACGGCACCGGCCGGCGCGGTGGAGGCGGGGCGGGACGCGGTCTGA
- the bioB gene encoding biotin synthase BioB, with protein sequence MDLLNTLVDKGLRRESPSREEALAVLATSDDDLLDVVAAAGKVRRQWFGRRVKLNYLVNLKSGLCPEDCSYCSQRLGSTAGILKYTWLKPDEASAAAAAGVAGGAKRVCLVASGRGPTDRDVERVGKTIEAIKEGNEGVEVCACLGLLSDGQAERLREAGADAYNHNLNTSEATYGEITSTHTYADRVDTVQKAHAAGLSACSGLIAGMGESDEDLVDVVFALRELDSDSVPVNFLIPFEGTPLAKEWNLTPQRCLRILAMVRFVCPDVEVRIAGGREVHLRSMQPLALNIANSIFLGDYLTSEGQAGQADLDMIADAGFEVEGAGTTTLPAHRADAVAAAAAAGGGCGSHAEAAGGGCGSHASAGGGCGPCGGGPASEEPAAASSEARTDLVAVRRRGAGTDLAPNA encoded by the coding sequence ATGGACCTGCTGAACACGCTGGTGGACAAGGGGCTGCGGCGCGAGTCGCCGAGCCGCGAAGAAGCGCTCGCCGTACTGGCGACCTCCGACGACGACCTGCTCGATGTGGTGGCCGCTGCCGGCAAGGTGCGCCGTCAGTGGTTCGGGCGGCGGGTGAAGCTCAACTATCTGGTCAATCTGAAGTCCGGCCTGTGCCCCGAGGACTGCTCGTACTGTTCGCAGCGGCTCGGCTCCACGGCGGGGATCCTCAAGTACACGTGGCTGAAGCCCGACGAGGCCTCCGCGGCGGCCGCCGCGGGCGTCGCGGGCGGCGCGAAGCGGGTCTGCCTGGTGGCGAGCGGACGCGGCCCGACGGACCGTGACGTCGAGCGGGTCGGAAAGACCATCGAGGCCATCAAGGAGGGGAACGAGGGCGTGGAGGTCTGCGCCTGCCTCGGTCTGCTCTCGGACGGCCAGGCGGAGCGGCTGCGGGAGGCCGGCGCCGACGCGTACAACCACAACCTGAACACGTCCGAGGCGACGTACGGGGAGATCACCTCCACCCACACCTACGCGGACCGGGTGGACACCGTGCAGAAGGCGCACGCGGCGGGCCTGTCCGCCTGCTCGGGCCTCATCGCGGGCATGGGCGAGAGCGACGAGGACCTGGTCGACGTGGTGTTCGCGCTGCGCGAGCTCGACTCGGACTCGGTGCCGGTCAACTTCCTCATCCCGTTCGAGGGCACCCCGCTGGCCAAGGAGTGGAACCTCACCCCGCAGCGCTGCCTGCGGATCCTCGCGATGGTCCGGTTCGTCTGCCCGGACGTCGAGGTGCGGATCGCGGGCGGCCGCGAGGTCCATCTGCGCTCGATGCAGCCGCTGGCGCTGAACATCGCCAACTCGATCTTCCTCGGCGACTACCTGACCAGCGAGGGCCAGGCCGGCCAGGCCGACCTCGACATGATCGCGGACGCCGGCTTCGAGGTGGAGGGCGCGGGCACGACCACGCTCCCCGCGCACCGCGCGGACGCGGTGGCGGCTGCCGCCGCGGCGGGCGGCGGGTGCGGGTCGCACGCGGAGGCGGCCGGCGGCGGCTGCGGCTCGCACGCCTCGGCCGGTGGCGGCTGCGGACCGTGCGGCGGCGGCCCGGCGTCCGAGGAGCCCGCTGCGGCCTCGTCCGAGGCCAGGACCGACCTGGTGGCCGTGCGCCGCCGGGGCGCCGGCACGGACCTCGCGCCGAATGCGTAA
- a CDS encoding adenosylmethionine--8-amino-7-oxononanoate transaminase, whose product MRNDELLALDRAHVWHPYGPMPGRAEPLVVDSASGVRLRLAEPAEGRAELIDGMSSWWSAIHGYNHPVLNEAVRGQLDRMSHVMFGGLTHEPAVRLAARLVEITPEPLRHVFLSDSGSVSVEVAVKMCLQYWRSVGRPGKQRLLTWRGGYHGDTWQPMSVCDPQGGMHELWSGVLQRQVFVEAPPAAYEESYADLLRETIGRHADELAAVIVEPVVQGAGGMRFHSAEYLRVLREACDEHGVLLVFDEIATGFGRTGALFAADHAGVSPDVMCVGKALTGGYLSMAATLCTSRVAEGISRGEVPVLAHGPTFMGNPLASAVALASIDLLLSQDWQVEVKRIEAGLREGLAEAAGLPGVRDVRVLGAIGVVQLDHEVDMAAATRAAVRAGVWLRPFRDLIYTMPPFVTGDEDVSRIATAVREAARAG is encoded by the coding sequence ATGCGTAACGACGAACTGCTGGCCCTGGACCGGGCGCACGTCTGGCACCCGTACGGCCCCATGCCGGGCCGTGCGGAGCCGCTGGTCGTCGACTCCGCGTCCGGGGTACGGCTCCGTCTCGCCGAACCGGCCGAGGGGCGGGCCGAGTTGATCGACGGCATGTCCTCCTGGTGGTCGGCCATCCACGGCTACAACCACCCCGTCCTGAACGAGGCGGTGCGCGGCCAGCTCGACCGGATGAGCCACGTCATGTTCGGCGGGCTCACCCACGAGCCGGCCGTCCGGCTCGCCGCGCGCCTGGTGGAGATCACGCCCGAGCCGCTGCGGCACGTCTTCCTCAGCGACTCCGGCTCGGTCTCCGTCGAGGTCGCGGTCAAGATGTGCCTCCAGTACTGGCGCTCGGTCGGGCGCCCGGGCAAGCAGCGGCTGCTCACCTGGCGCGGCGGCTACCACGGCGACACGTGGCAGCCGATGTCCGTGTGCGACCCGCAGGGCGGGATGCACGAGCTGTGGTCCGGCGTCCTGCAGCGCCAGGTCTTCGTCGAAGCGCCGCCGGCCGCGTACGAGGAGTCGTACGCGGACCTCCTGCGCGAGACGATCGGGCGGCACGCGGACGAACTGGCCGCGGTGATCGTGGAGCCGGTGGTGCAGGGCGCGGGTGGCATGCGCTTCCACTCCGCCGAATACCTGCGGGTGCTGCGCGAGGCCTGCGACGAGCACGGCGTCCTCCTCGTCTTCGACGAGATCGCGACCGGGTTCGGGCGGACGGGGGCGTTGTTCGCCGCCGACCACGCCGGGGTCTCGCCGGACGTCATGTGCGTCGGCAAGGCGCTGACCGGCGGCTACCTGTCGATGGCCGCGACGCTCTGCACGAGCCGCGTCGCCGAGGGCATCTCGCGCGGCGAGGTCCCCGTGCTGGCCCACGGCCCCACCTTCATGGGCAACCCGCTGGCCTCGGCCGTCGCCCTCGCCTCGATCGACCTGCTGCTCTCCCAGGACTGGCAGGTCGAGGTGAAGCGCATCGAGGCGGGCCTGCGCGAGGGCCTCGCGGAGGCGGCCGGCCTCCCGGGCGTGCGGGACGTCCGCGTCCTCGGCGCGATCGGTGTCGTCCAGCTCGACCACGAGGTCGACATGGCGGCGGCGACGCGGGCGGCGGTCCGGGCGGGGGTGTGGCTCCGTCCCTTCCGGGACCTGATCTACACGATGCCTCCGTTCGTGACGGGCGACGAGGACGTGAGCCGGATCGCGACCGCGGTCCGCGAAGCCGCCCGAGCCGGCTGA
- the bioD gene encoding dethiobiotin synthase, protein MTVLVVTGTGTEIGKTVVTAALAAAAASAGRSVAMLKPAQTGVGRGEAGDVDEVGRLAGGVVGAELARFPEPLAPNTAARRAGMAPVTPAEVAEAARKLAEEHDLVLVEGAGGLLVRFDEEGGTLADAARLLGAPVLVVAPAGLGTLNSVALTGEALRARGIEQLGVVVGSWPEEPDLAARCNLADLPLVAEAPLLGAVPAGAGALDAAEFRAAAPGWLAPALGGSWDAEAFTARFAEPFTAAPEA, encoded by the coding sequence GTGACCGTCCTCGTCGTCACCGGCACCGGCACCGAGATCGGCAAGACCGTCGTCACCGCCGCCCTCGCCGCCGCGGCCGCCTCCGCCGGCCGTTCCGTCGCCATGCTGAAGCCCGCGCAGACGGGCGTCGGAAGGGGCGAGGCGGGGGACGTGGACGAGGTGGGGCGACTGGCGGGGGGCGTCGTGGGGGCTGAGCTCGCGCGGTTCCCGGAGCCGTTGGCGCCGAACACCGCCGCGCGCCGCGCCGGGATGGCTCCGGTCACCCCGGCGGAGGTCGCGGAGGCGGCGCGGAAACTGGCGGAGGAGCACGACCTGGTCCTGGTGGAGGGCGCCGGCGGCCTCCTCGTCCGCTTCGACGAGGAGGGCGGGACGCTCGCCGACGCGGCCCGCCTGCTCGGCGCGCCGGTGCTCGTGGTCGCCCCGGCGGGACTCGGCACGCTCAACTCCGTGGCGCTGACCGGGGAGGCGCTCCGGGCGCGCGGGATCGAGCAGCTGGGTGTGGTGGTCGGCAGCTGGCCCGAGGAGCCGGACCTGGCGGCGCGGTGCAATCTGGCGGACCTGCCGCTGGTGGCGGAGGCTCCGCTGCTCGGTGCGGTCCCGGCGGGCGCCGGCGCCCTCGACGCGGCGGAGTTCCGGGCGGCGGCGCCCGGTTGGCTGGCCCCCGCGCTGGGCGGGAGCTGGGACGCGGAGGCGTTCACCGCGCGGTTCGCCGAGCCGTTCACCGCGGCGCCGGAGGCCTGA
- a CDS encoding VOC family protein: MRAHVQEIVFDCADPAALARFWSALLGGAPVDRSPDWSYVDPPGFVRIAFQRVPEGKAVKNRLHVDVEVADPVAAADEVLPWGARRSGGPVTDEQGTFQVMHDPEGNEFCFVTG; encoded by the coding sequence ATGCGTGCTCATGTTCAGGAGATCGTGTTCGACTGCGCCGACCCGGCCGCCCTCGCCCGCTTCTGGTCGGCGCTCCTCGGCGGGGCCCCGGTCGACCGGAGCCCCGACTGGTCGTACGTCGATCCGCCGGGGTTCGTGCGGATCGCGTTCCAGCGGGTGCCGGAGGGCAAGGCGGTGAAGAACCGCCTCCACGTGGACGTGGAGGTGGCCGACCCGGTGGCGGCGGCCGACGAGGTGCTGCCGTGGGGCGCGCGCCGCTCGGGCGGTCCCGTGACGGACGAGCAGGGCACGTTCCAGGTGATGCACGACCCGGAGGGCAACGAGTTCTGCTTCGTGACCGGTTGA
- a CDS encoding GlxA family transcriptional regulator, whose product MTPSRPLPRSRAPHRVVALLQPRQSAFPLSCAAEVFADHGPAIPARYAFEVCAERPGPLPTQSGYDLLVTQGLEALERADTVLVPGREHADDAEVSPEVVAAVRRAHRRGARIVGLCSGAFVLAAAGLLDDRRAATHWARAAGLAARFPRVRVDPGVLYVDHGDVATSAGSAAGVDLCLHLVRSDHGAAYAMRIARQMVMPPHREGCQLQYAELPTSGPVADSLAPLLEWLGGRLDRPTSVAEMAAYARLSGRTLTRRFTEQLGISPARWLLDRRLAATRALLEETDLPVETIAHRVGLSSAVNLRRRFHEALRTTPAAYRRTFRADA is encoded by the coding sequence ATGACGCCGTCCCGTCCGCTGCCGAGGTCCCGCGCGCCGCACCGGGTGGTGGCCCTGCTGCAGCCCCGGCAGTCGGCCTTCCCGCTGTCCTGCGCCGCCGAGGTGTTCGCCGACCACGGCCCGGCGATCCCCGCCCGCTACGCCTTCGAGGTCTGCGCCGAACGGCCCGGCCCCCTGCCCACCCAGAGCGGCTACGACCTGCTGGTCACCCAGGGCCTGGAGGCGCTGGAACGCGCGGACACCGTGCTGGTGCCCGGCCGGGAGCACGCGGACGACGCCGAGGTGTCGCCGGAGGTGGTCGCGGCGGTCCGCCGGGCGCACCGGCGCGGCGCGCGGATCGTCGGGCTCTGCTCGGGCGCCTTCGTGCTCGCCGCGGCCGGGCTGCTCGACGACCGGCGGGCCGCCACCCACTGGGCCCGGGCCGCCGGTCTCGCGGCCCGGTTCCCCCGGGTCCGGGTCGACCCCGGGGTGCTGTACGTCGACCACGGCGACGTGGCGACCAGCGCCGGATCCGCGGCCGGTGTGGACCTGTGCCTGCACCTCGTGCGCAGCGACCACGGCGCCGCGTACGCCATGCGGATCGCCCGGCAGATGGTGATGCCGCCGCACCGGGAGGGCTGCCAGCTGCAGTACGCCGAACTCCCCACCTCCGGACCGGTCGCCGACTCGCTGGCCCCGCTCCTCGAATGGCTCGGCGGGCGGCTCGACCGGCCGACCAGCGTCGCCGAGATGGCCGCGTACGCGCGGCTCTCCGGCCGCACGCTGACCCGGCGCTTCACCGAGCAACTGGGCATCAGTCCGGCCCGCTGGCTGCTCGACCGGCGGCTCGCGGCCACCCGCGCGCTCCTGGAGGAGACCGACCTGCCCGTCGAGACCATCGCCCACCGGGTCGGCCTCTCCTCGGCGGTCAACCTGCGGCGCCGCTTCCACGAGGCGCTGCGCACGACACCGGCGGCGTACCGGCGCACCTTCCGCGCCGACGCCTGA
- a CDS encoding MFS transporter has product MTTTQTRQHPSPPPVPPVRVPLWDRRFTLYFAARTVSLFGDAMMPVAAALAVGALYGITGAGVVLGTWTGTFVVLVLFGGVFADRFGARRMMIGADLARVLTQGVLAVAFFAGRPPFWLLVAMAALAGAAVAMFLPGVNGMVPLVAAEPQRANATLKVADALAHLLGPALAGLLITVTGAGTVYAIDAGTFLLSALCLGLVRFAPAVPAHEEPPAPARSLRRDLRQGWHEFRSRTWMWAVILIWVVYGVLIFGPLVPLSSALVGARLGPNAYGLAVSFLGVGTVLGGLLALRLRPARPLAAGAGAMVLYTVLPLCVALDAGLPLLLGGHAVGGGALAFWSVMWATSVQTHTPPAVLNRVSAYELAGSVSGIALGQILAGPATALASPGRLMLVSAGTCLAGCAALLAIPAIRGLRRADPARDVAG; this is encoded by the coding sequence GTGACCACCACGCAGACACGGCAGCACCCGTCCCCGCCCCCCGTACCGCCCGTCCGGGTCCCTTTGTGGGACCGGCGCTTCACCCTCTACTTCGCCGCCCGCACCGTCTCGCTGTTCGGCGACGCGATGATGCCGGTGGCCGCCGCGCTCGCCGTCGGCGCGCTCTACGGGATCACCGGGGCCGGCGTCGTCCTCGGCACCTGGACCGGCACCTTCGTCGTCCTGGTCCTGTTCGGCGGCGTGTTCGCCGACCGCTTCGGCGCCCGCCGGATGATGATCGGGGCGGACCTCGCCCGGGTGCTCACGCAGGGGGTGCTCGCGGTCGCGTTCTTCGCCGGGCGGCCGCCGTTCTGGCTGCTCGTCGCCATGGCGGCGCTGGCGGGCGCGGCGGTCGCGATGTTCCTGCCGGGGGTGAACGGGATGGTCCCGCTGGTCGCCGCCGAACCGCAGCGGGCCAACGCCACCCTCAAGGTGGCGGACGCCCTCGCCCACCTGCTCGGCCCGGCCCTCGCGGGGCTGCTGATCACGGTGACCGGCGCCGGGACCGTCTACGCGATCGACGCGGGCACCTTCCTGCTCAGCGCCCTGTGCCTGGGGCTCGTCCGGTTCGCCCCGGCCGTCCCGGCGCACGAGGAGCCGCCGGCCCCCGCGCGTTCGCTCCGGCGCGATCTGCGGCAGGGCTGGCACGAGTTCCGCTCCCGCACCTGGATGTGGGCGGTGATCCTGATCTGGGTGGTGTACGGCGTCCTGATCTTCGGCCCGCTGGTGCCGCTGAGTTCGGCGCTGGTCGGCGCCCGGCTCGGCCCGAACGCGTACGGCCTGGCGGTCTCCTTCCTGGGCGTCGGCACGGTGCTCGGCGGGCTGCTCGCGCTGCGGCTGCGTCCGGCCCGGCCGCTGGCCGCCGGAGCGGGGGCGATGGTGCTGTACACCGTCCTGCCGCTCTGCGTGGCCCTGGACGCCGGACTGCCGCTGCTGCTCGGGGGCCACGCGGTCGGCGGGGGCGCCCTGGCATTCTGGTCGGTGATGTGGGCGACCAGCGTGCAGACCCACACCCCGCCCGCCGTGCTCAACCGGGTCAGCGCGTACGAGCTGGCCGGATCGGTGTCGGGGATCGCGCTCGGCCAGATCCTCGCGGGTCCGGCCACCGCGCTGGCCTCCCCCGGACGGCTGATGCTGGTCTCGGCGGGCACCTGCCTGGCGGGCTGCGCGGCGCTGCTCGCGATCCCGGCGATCCGCGGCCTGCGCCGCGCCGATCCAGCGCGGGACGTGGCAGGCTGA
- a CDS encoding TIGR03621 family F420-dependent LLM class oxidoreductase, whose amino-acid sequence MVSPFRFAVNMLTPGTGAEWRARCRRAEELGYDLILVADHLGMPAPFPSLVAAAEATTRPRLGTFVLNTGFWNPALLAREVATTTALTDGRLELGLGTGYVRAEHEEAGIPFLPPGERVGHLTRTVEELAGTLKGGDGNPRTPLLIGGNGDRVLRLAARHADVMAFSGGRFTGEAVTVLTAAEVAARVEAYRGFEREAGRETPAELNLLIQRVIVTEDRPAAAAGFLPLAPYLTEEQVLDLPILAIGTVREIADRVLALRERFGFSYLTVLDDAMEAFGPVIALLREPSSA is encoded by the coding sequence GTGGTCTCGCCCTTCCGCTTCGCCGTCAACATGCTCACGCCCGGCACCGGCGCCGAGTGGCGGGCGCGCTGCCGCCGGGCCGAGGAGCTGGGGTACGACCTGATCCTGGTCGCGGACCACCTCGGCATGCCCGCCCCGTTCCCCTCCCTGGTGGCGGCCGCCGAGGCGACGACCCGGCCGCGGCTCGGCACCTTCGTGCTCAACACGGGTTTCTGGAACCCGGCATTGCTGGCCCGCGAGGTGGCGACGACGACGGCGCTGACCGACGGCCGGCTCGAACTCGGCCTGGGCACGGGCTATGTGCGGGCCGAGCACGAGGAGGCCGGGATCCCGTTCCTGCCGCCGGGCGAGCGGGTCGGCCATCTCACCCGTACCGTCGAGGAGTTGGCCGGGACACTGAAGGGCGGGGACGGGAACCCGCGCACCCCCCTGCTCATCGGCGGCAACGGGGACCGGGTGCTGCGGCTCGCCGCCCGGCACGCCGACGTGATGGCCTTCAGCGGGGGCCGCTTCACCGGCGAGGCGGTGACGGTGCTGACCGCCGCGGAGGTCGCCGCGCGGGTGGAGGCGTACCGGGGCTTCGAGCGGGAGGCCGGCCGCGAGACGCCCGCGGAGCTCAACCTGCTGATCCAGCGGGTGATCGTGACGGAGGACCGGCCCGCCGCGGCGGCCGGGTTCCTGCCCCTGGCGCCGTACCTCACCGAGGAGCAGGTCCTGGACCTGCCGATCCTCGCGATCGGCACGGTGCGGGAGATCGCCGACCGGGTGCTCGCGCTCCGGGAGCGGTTCGGCTTCTCGTACCTGACGGTGCTCGACGACGCGATGGAGGCGTTCGGCCCGGTGATCGCGCTGCTGCGGGAGCCTTCCTCCGCGTGA